The DNA sequence ATGTTACAGACTTCTTTTCAAAGGCGTGAACAGGAGCACCTGCCGTCCATGTTGTCGGCGGATTCGCTGGAACTGTCACGTCAGTTGCAGTTGCACCAGCAGAAGATTTTTCCTCCGAATTCTCAGAAGGTGATTCGCAATTTCAGCCCGGCCGAGGCCTCCTACTACATCGGCATCGGAGAAGGGTACCTCAGGCAGATTGCTTCCGAAGGCTATGGCCCAGAGCCGCTGGCTAACGGTCGGCGCATGTACACGCCGGACGACATGGGGCGGATTCGACAGACTCTCGACGAAAAGAACGGGTCCCCCAAATATGTCCCGAGCCGCCGTCCTGGAGAGAAACTTCAAGTGATTGCGGTCATGAATTTCAAAGGGGGTTCTGCAAAAACTACCACGTCCGCGCACCTTGCCCAGTATTTGGCGCTTCGAGGTTACAAGGTTCTGGCGATTGATCTCGATCCGCAAGCCTCGCTTTCCGCTCTGTTCGGCCATCAGCCCGAACTTGATGTTGGCGCCGGAGAGACGCTCTTTGGCGCTATCCGGTATGACGACCCGCGACCGCTCTCGGACATCGTGCGGGCGACATACACTCCGAATCTGCACATTGTGCCGGGCAATCTCGAGTTGATGGAATTTGAACATGAGACCCCGAAAGCGATAATGACCGGATCGGCGGAATCGATGTTCTTTGCCCGTATCGGGGAAGTCCTGACCGATATTGAAAGCCTGTACGATTTGGTCATTATCGACTGCCCCCCGCAACTGGGCTTCTTGACGATGTCGGCGCTTTGTGCCGCGACATCGGTTCTCATTACCGTTCACCCACAAATGCTCGATGTGATGTCGATGAGCCAATTTCTGGCGATGACCAGCGAGTTGATGGCAGTCGTGGAAAGGGCAGGGGGTCGCACCAGCTACGACTGGATGCGCTATCTCGTGACACGTTTCGAGCCGAATGACGGGCCGCAGAGCCAGATGACTGGCTTCATGCGCGCCATCTTTGGGAATCGGATGCTTCACAGCCCCATGCTCAAATCGACGGCGATCTCCGACGCGGGCGTGACAAAGCAGACCCTCTATGAAGTCGAGCGGTCGCAATTCACCAGGGGAACCTACGACCGGGCAATGGAGTCATTAAATCAGGTCAATTCGGAAATCGAAGGCTTACTGAAAGCGACTTGGGGAAGGAAATAATGGCCCGCAAGAATCTCATTGAGGTTTCGGTTGATAACCCAGCGACTGAAACTTCATCGCCCATGACGGCTGCGAGACCGATTGCAGGCTTCGTTCCTCCGTCCATACGCAACCCTCCCGTTGGGGGGATCACCAAGACCCTCGGCAACATCACGGAGAAGTTCGAGCGCGCCCAGGATATCGAGAAGCAGTTAGCCGAAGGGCAAACGATCATTGAGATCGATCCAGCCCTCGTTGCTTCCTCTTTCGTCAGCGATCGCATTGGCATCGATGCCGTCAAGCTCGCCCAGCTTAGCGAGCAAATCAAGGACCACGGACAACAGGTTCCGATTCTAGTGCGCCCTCATCCAGATGGTCCGGGAAGGTACCAGGTCGCCTACGGCCATCGGAGACTGGCGGCCGCTAAGGCACTAGGCATCAAGGTCCGTGCAGTCGTCCGGGCACTTTCTGACGACCAGCTCGTAGTCAGCCAAGGGCAGGAGAACAACGCCCGGACCAATCTTTCATACATCGAGCGAGCACTCTTTGCAGTTCGGTTGGAAGACCGCTCATTCTCCCGAGAAACCATCATGGCAGCTCTTGGGATCGATAAGGCCGCTCTGTCGAAGATGATCTCAGTTGTGCGGCAGGTGCCAATCGAGTTGATTGAAGCCATAGGTGCAGCGCCTGAGATCGGCCGTAGGCGGTGGATGGAACTCGCGGATCAGCTGCCGAAGGCAAACGTCAAAAACCTGCTGGCATCGCTGTCCGCGCCAGAAACCAAGGCGCTCTCCAGCGATCAACGCTTTCAAGCAGTGGTCGATGCCCTGGCAACAAAACCTGAGAAAACGCCCAAAGACATCAGCGCTCTCAAATCCTGGGCCCCTGAAGACAAATCGGTTCGCGTCTCGCTGAAGGCCAACGGCAAAACCACCACAATCGCCATTGGCGAGGTCAATGGGCCGCTGTTTGCAGCATACATTACCGAACGGCTGGATGACCTCTATGCCGATTGGAAGTCGAAGCAGGAGAACTGAAACCGCAAAAGAAAAAGGCCCCCGAACGTCGCCGTCGCGGAAGCCCTTTCTCGTAGATCGCACTTCGAGAATCTCATTTCCGCGAATCACTGTCAAGAGTTTTAAGCGTCGGTTCGGCGAGCGGATTTCTTTTGCCTAACTGAAGGCGAAGGAAGAAATGGAGACGGGTATTGCAGCGACGCCCTTTGGGCGGCGGCCGATGTCGCTTGCCTTGTTGGCAGCGCAGAATGAATCACGCGAAATCCCCGAAGGGAAGTCCGTAGACAAATGGCAGCTCTACAGGTGGCTTTGCGAAGGCAAAAGCCTCGTCGGCATCGGGGACCGTTCCCTGGCGGTACTTGCAGGCCTGCTGTCGTTCTATCCCGATAACGAGCTGAGCGAGGAAAACGGTCTGATCGTCTTTCCGTCGAACAAGCAGCTGTCGCTCAGGGCACACGGTATGGCCGACACGACGCTCAGGCGGCATCTGTCGGCATTGCTCGATTGCGGCCTGATCCTTCGCCGGGACAGCCCGAATGGCAAGAGATATGCCCGCAAAGGTGGGGGAGGGGACTTCGAGGACGCGTTCGGCTTCTCCCTGGCGCCGCTTTTGGTACGCGCTGACGAGTTTCAGGAGGCCGCAGAACGCGTTCAAGCCGATAACCGCGCCCTGAAGCTCATGAGGGAGAGGATCACGCTCCACAGGCGGGATATCTCCAAGCTGATCGAGGTGGCTGTCGAGGAGGGCGCCGCGGGTGACTGGGGAGGCCTTTGGAGGCGATTTCGGGCGATCGTGGACGCAATTCCGCGCCGGGCGACTGTCGACGACCTGGAGCCGTTTGTAGCCGATTTGGCAGCGATCCGCGAGGAAGTGGACAACCTATTGGATTCTCACATGAATGTTGTGAATCCGGATGGCAATGAGTCCCATACTGGACGGCAGCAATCTGATTCAAATACCGACTCAATTTTTGAATTTGAACCTGCTTTCGAAAAAAGCGGGGCGACGGCCGAGCCAAGAACGAGGGAGGCCGAGAAGCCGAAAGGGTATCCGCTTGGGCTGGTGCTGAAAGCCTGCCCCGAAATTGCGGATTACGCCGTCGACGGGATCGGCAATTGGCGCGATTTCATGGCAACGGCGGCCCAGGTGCGCGGCTATCTCGGCGTGTCGCCGTCCGCATACGAGGACGCCTGCCATGTCATGGGGCAGGAAGCTGCGGCAATCGTGATCGCCTGTATTCTGCAGCGGGCGCAGCACATCAATTCGGCTGGCGGCTATCTCCGCGTGCTGACCGATAAGGCCAGAGCAGGGGAGTTTTCGGTCGGGCCGATGCTGATGGCCGCCTTCAAGACCAATGGGTCGATGTCAAGGATGACGGGATGAGCGCCCATCGCATTCTATCAGCGCATGTTACGCCGGTTCGAGCGGCCTTGCCGCTTTTGGCAAGCTGTGGCTGTTACGGCCCATCCTCATTATGGTTAGCCCTCAATCCTTGCGGCAATGCCGTAAATCCCGTATATTCCGGAATGCAAGGAGCTTCCGATGACCACCACCGTTACTGCTGCCGCTGTCTCGAAAAACTTCGGTGCTTACCAGGATGCCGCGGTTCGAGACCCCGTCATAATCACCAAGAACGGCCGCCCGCGTACCGTGCTGATGGCCTACGAGGATTTTGTTCGGTTGTCGAAGCGCGATCGGCGGGTTGAGCTCACGGCAGAACTGAGTGCGGACGAGATCGCTGCGGTTGAAGCATCTGAAATGGAGCCGGGGCTTGACCATCTCAACGACGAACTTTCCGGGGCAAATCCGCTGACGGCAAAAAATGCTGCCGACTGAAATCAAGGTCGGCTACGTCTTCCGCTATTCCTATCTATGGCATTGGCAACACCTCGAAGGGCGAGAGGAGGGGGACAAGGACCGGCCCTGCCTGGTGTTGGCCCTGGTCGCCATGCAGGAGGACGGCACTCCGGTCGTTCGGGTGCTGCCGATCACTCATACCCCGCCATCCAATCCCGATGATGCCGTCGAGATCCCGGCTGCGGTCAAGCTACGCTTGCGGCTAGATCACGAGCGGTCATGGATCGTTCTGACGGAAAGCAATCGGTTTGCCTGGCCCGGACCGGACGTCCGGCCGCTGGAGACCGAGAGCGGCTATTACGGGCCCCTGCCGCCGGCATTGTTTGCCACGGTCAAGCGAGGCTTTATTGCCCTCGCGAAAAGTCAGGCACATCAAAGCACTCCGCGCACAGCCTGAATTCGCGAGCCGGTCAGCAATCTTCATCAATACGGCTTACCTTGTCGCGGCATGGATGCGAGGGCATCGGCGAACCACCGCGATGCCAGCCTCGCCGCTTCATAGCTGGACAAAACCATCGTTTGCGGAGACGCTTGCGAGGCGAAAAATGCGAAGCAGGGAGGAAGCCATGGCTGGCGATCGAGAGGCTCGGATTCGGGCGCGTGCTCACGAAATCTGGGAAAGGGAAGGTCGGCCCGTCGGCGAGGAGAAACTGCACTGGGAACAAGCCTCACGCGAGATCGATAGGGAGGAGGCGGAGAGCAGTCCCGGAATGATCTCCGGCGGCGAAGGTGGTTCAGCAAAAAAAGATGTGGCCGGCCGTAGCAAACCGGGACGAGTTTCCCCTAAAGCTTCGGGCGCGCCAAAACGCGGTCGAGGTAAGCAATCCTGAATCCCCGCGTCGTTCGCTCAATCGCGATCTGGTTGCGGCGTGCCGGGGCGACGCCCACGGATTTGCCTCTGAATACAGCCCGATCAGATCGTGGCAACGAACGGACGTTGCCTGATTTCCGTGGAACAACCGGCCGGGTTAGACGATCAGCCGTGCTGCTCGGCCGAGTGTCCGCTCCGCGTCGTTGTAATAGTTGGAGGCCTGCTGCACGGAGCGGTGCTGCGACTGCTGCATGGCCTCGGGCAGGGGAATGCCGCGGCGGGCGGTTTCGGTGAGATAGCCGGAACGCAGGCCGTGGGCGCTGAAGGCGTTTGGGTCGAGCCCGGCCTCGGCGACGCGGCGTTTCAGGATCAGATTGACCGCCTGCGGGGTCAGTGCGCGTTTTTCGAGATTGCCCCAGCGGTCGATGCCGCGAAACACCGCGCCTTCCGAAATGCCCGACCGCATTAGCCAGTCTTTCAAGGCAAGCACCGGCCGGCCGACCAGCACGACATAGGCGTCAGTGTCGGCCTGCGTTGTCTTGGTGCGGCCGAGCCGGATTTTCAGGCAGGGGAGTTTTGGCCCGTCCGGATCCTTCGGATCGACGGGAACCGGTTCTTCCTCGGTGAGCTGTTCGAGGCGCAGCGAGGAAACCTCGCTGCGGCGCCGGCCGCCGGAAGCGAAGGCCATGAGCAAAAGAGCGCGGTCACGCACA is a window from the Mesorhizobium sp. WSM2240 genome containing:
- a CDS encoding DUF2934 domain-containing protein — its product is MAGDREARIRARAHEIWEREGRPVGEEKLHWEQASREIDREEAESSPGMISGGEGGSAKKDVAGRSKPGRVSPKASGAPKRGRGKQS
- the repB gene encoding plasmid partitioning protein RepB, which translates into the protein MARKNLIEVSVDNPATETSSPMTAARPIAGFVPPSIRNPPVGGITKTLGNITEKFERAQDIEKQLAEGQTIIEIDPALVASSFVSDRIGIDAVKLAQLSEQIKDHGQQVPILVRPHPDGPGRYQVAYGHRRLAAAKALGIKVRAVVRALSDDQLVVSQGQENNARTNLSYIERALFAVRLEDRSFSRETIMAALGIDKAALSKMISVVRQVPIELIEAIGAAPEIGRRRWMELADQLPKANVKNLLASLSAPETKALSSDQRFQAVVDALATKPEKTPKDISALKSWAPEDKSVRVSLKANGKTTTIAIGEVNGPLFAAYITERLDDLYADWKSKQEN
- a CDS encoding plasmid maintenance toxin (PemK-like); protein product: MLPTEIKVGYVFRYSYLWHWQHLEGREEGDKDRPCLVLALVAMQEDGTPVVRVLPITHTPPSNPDDAVEIPAAVKLRLRLDHERSWIVLTESNRFAWPGPDVRPLETESGYYGPLPPALFATVKRGFIALAKSQAHQSTPRTA
- the repA gene encoding plasmid partitioning protein RepA, giving the protein MLQTSFQRREQEHLPSMLSADSLELSRQLQLHQQKIFPPNSQKVIRNFSPAEASYYIGIGEGYLRQIASEGYGPEPLANGRRMYTPDDMGRIRQTLDEKNGSPKYVPSRRPGEKLQVIAVMNFKGGSAKTTTSAHLAQYLALRGYKVLAIDLDPQASLSALFGHQPELDVGAGETLFGAIRYDDPRPLSDIVRATYTPNLHIVPGNLELMEFEHETPKAIMTGSAESMFFARIGEVLTDIESLYDLVIIDCPPQLGFLTMSALCAATSVLITVHPQMLDVMSMSQFLAMTSELMAVVERAGGRTSYDWMRYLVTRFEPNDGPQSQMTGFMRAIFGNRMLHSPMLKSTAISDAGVTKQTLYEVERSQFTRGTYDRAMESLNQVNSEIEGLLKATWGRK
- a CDS encoding type II toxin-antitoxin system Phd/YefM family antitoxin, with the translated sequence MTTTVTAAAVSKNFGAYQDAAVRDPVIITKNGRPRTVLMAYEDFVRLSKRDRRVELTAELSADEIAAVEASEMEPGLDHLNDELSGANPLTAKNAAD
- the repC gene encoding plasmid replication protein RepC; this translates as METGIAATPFGRRPMSLALLAAQNESREIPEGKSVDKWQLYRWLCEGKSLVGIGDRSLAVLAGLLSFYPDNELSEENGLIVFPSNKQLSLRAHGMADTTLRRHLSALLDCGLILRRDSPNGKRYARKGGGGDFEDAFGFSLAPLLVRADEFQEAAERVQADNRALKLMRERITLHRRDISKLIEVAVEEGAAGDWGGLWRRFRAIVDAIPRRATVDDLEPFVADLAAIREEVDNLLDSHMNVVNPDGNESHTGRQQSDSNTDSIFEFEPAFEKSGATAEPRTREAEKPKGYPLGLVLKACPEIADYAVDGIGNWRDFMATAAQVRGYLGVSPSAYEDACHVMGQEAAAIVIACILQRAQHINSAGGYLRVLTDKARAGEFSVGPMLMAAFKTNGSMSRMTG